The sequence CCACGGATGCTCCTGGTTCAACGGGTTTGTTTAGTACTACCTTAATGATATCAATAGCTTTTGTCCTTTCCCATTTCAATCCCATGTATTCACTGTCAACAATGCTCGCAACTTTTGTAAACCCTCTGTTTTTATCTTTTGCAAGGTGAAGGCTCTTATTGAATTCTTCACCAAACTTTTTAGCCAAAGCTGTCTTTTTACTCGAATAGGCATGGTTCCAGTCATTGAAGTAAAGCGTGACAAGCCCTCGGTCAGAATTATTGACATAGGTGAACTTTTGTCTTATCTGAATTTCTTTGGTTGTACCATTCAAAGTAGCACTTATCTCATTCTTATGTTGACCCAAAGCAATTAGGTTCATAAACAAGAAAGATAACAGTGCAATTTTCTGAATGAAACGTTTTTTTACCAAAGGCTACATATTAGAAGTTAGGGCTAAAAGTTCGTCCCTTATAGAATGCATCAATAATCTTTACGACCTCATCCTCTGTATCCACAATTTTTATAAGATCAAGGTCTTTGGCACTTATATTACCTGCTCCTAACATAGTGTCTTTAACCCAGTCTATAAGTCCGCTCCAAAATTTGGATCCAACTAAAACAATGGGGAATTTGTGGATTTTATTTGTTTGTATAAGGGTGATGGCTTCAAATAATTCATCCAAAGTTCCAAAACCACCAGGCATTACTACAAAGCCTTGGGAGTATTTAACGAACATTACTTTTCGGACAAAGAAATAGTCAAAATCTAGGCTTTTGTCACTGTCAATATAAGGGTTGTCATGTTGTTCAAAAGGGAGTTCAATATTAAGTCCTACCGAAGTTCCACCGGCTAAATGAGCTCCTTTATTTCCAGCCTCCATAATCCCTGGGCCTCCTCCTGTAATAACCCCATAACCAGCATCTGCAATGCTCTTGGCCACATTCACCGCTAACTCATAGTAAGGTTCTCCCGGTTTAATACGAGCGGAACCAAAGATTGATACGCAGGGACCTATGGCACTCATTTTTTCAAAACCGTTGACAAATTCACCCATAATTTTGAATATGGCCCATGAATCATTGGTTTTTATCTCATTCCATCCTTTATGATGTTGTTCTTTTCGCATATGTATTGTTTTAATAGTTAAACAGCCGAAGCAATTTTCCGCTTAGCACTGTCCAACTCCTTTTTCAAAAACTTGGCTGTGTAACTTTTATTGTCTTTGGCAACTTCTTCTGGGGTGCCTTTTGCCACTATCATTCCACCTCCTCGACCACCTTCGTAACCTATATCAATAATATGATCCATCATTTTAATCACGTCCATATTATGCTCTATGACCAGAATGGTATTCCCTTTGTCCACCAACTGATTCAAAACTTCCATAAGAACCCTAATATCTTCAAAATGTAGTCCTGTAGTGGGCTCATCAAGAATATAGAAGGTATTTCCAGTATCCCGTTTAGAAAGTTCTGTTGCCAATTTTACCCGTTGTGCCTCTCCGCCGGAAAGAGTTGTAGATTGCTGACCCAAAGATATATAGCCCAGGCCAACATCTTTTATGGTTTTTAGCTTTCTATGAATTTTAGGAATATTTTCAAAGAAATCAACGGCTTCATTAATTGTCATTTCCAAAACATCCGCTATGGATTTTCCTTTATACCTAATTTCTAAGGTCTCCCTATTAAAACGTTTGCCATTACATGTTTCGCATTCAACATAAACATCTGGCAAGAAATTCATTTCAATGACTTTTAAACCACCGCCTTGACATGTTTCGCAACGGCCACCAGCCACATTAAAACTGAAACGACCAGGTTTGTATCCACGGATAGTTGCTTCTGTTGTTTTTGCAAATAAAGCTCTGACCTCACTAAAAGTACCCGTGTATGTTGCTGGATTGGAGCGAGGTGTTCGGCCAATAGGGGACTGATTAATGTCAATAACCTTATCCACATGATCCAATCCGGTAATTTTTTTATAGGGCATTGGTTTTTTAACACCGTTAAAATAATGGGCGTTCATAATAGGGTAAAGCGTCTCATTGACCAAAGTTGATTTTCCGCTTCCGGAGACTCCGGTAACCCCTATTAGTTTTCCCAATGGAAACTCTGCAGTAACATTTTTAAGGTTATTTCCCGTACAACCAGAAAGTACTATCTTTTTTCCAGTGCCCTTTCTTCTATTGGATGGAATGGCAATTTCACGTTTTCCGGTAATGTATTCGGCAGTTAAGGTGTTGTACAGCTTTAAATCCTCTGGTTTTCCTTCGGAAATGATTTCTCCTCCATGTCTACCTGCTTTTGGTCCAATATCGATAACGTGATCTGCATGTTCAATCATGTCCCGATCATGCTCTACTACAATAACAGAGTTCCCAATATCCCGAAGAGATACCAAAGAATTGATGAGGCGTTCATTGTCCCTTTGGTGCAAACCTATACTTGGTTCATCTAAAATATACAGTACCCCAACCAATTGTGAGCCAATCTGAGTCGCCAAGCGGATACGCTGCGCTTCTCCTCCTGAAAGAGACTTGGAGCTTCTGTTGAGGGATAAATAATCCAAACCAACATCCAATAAAAACTGGATACGGGTCTTGATTTCTTTTATAATTTCTTCTGCAATTTTCTTTTGATTTCCTTCTAGAGCGCTCTCCAACTTTTCAAAAAAACCAGCTAGTTCAGCAATATCCAATTGGGCCAGTTCAGCAATGTTTTTTTCTCCTATCTTAAAATAAAGGGATTCTTTTCTGAGTCGTGCCCCATGGCAATTTGGACAAGAAACCCGGTCCATATATTCTTTTGCCCATCGTTTTATGGAAGTAGAGTTGGCTTCTTCAAATTGCGTTTTAATAAAGTTGGAAATGCCTTCATAGTCAATTTTGTATTGTCTTTTTACGCCCAAGGTCTTTGAATCCACCTCAAAACTGTCATTACCTCCATTCAATATAACATCCATTGCTTCAGCAGGAATCTTTTCCAAAGGATCTGTCAATTCAAAATTATACCGTTGTGCAATGGTTTCAAGTTGTTTAAAGGCCCAGGACTTTTTATATTCTCCCAACGGAGCAATGCCGCCTGTTTTTATGGAGAGTTTTTTATTTGGAAATATCTTCTGTTCGTTCACCTCGTGCACATGCCCCAAGCCATTGCATTTAGGACACATTCCCTTTGGCGAGTTAAATGAAAATGTATTGGGCTCGGGAGTGGGGTAGGAGATGCCCGAAGAGGGACACATAAGGTCACGACTAAAGTAGCGCGGTATTTTTTCACCTTCTTCCAAAACCATGAGTACATTGTTACCACTGTACATGGCAGTATTTATGGACTCATTAAGTCTTTTATGAAACTCTTCGTTCTCTACAACTTTTAAGCGATCAATGACAATCTCAATATCGTGGGTTTTGTAACGGTCCACCTTCATGCCCTTGGTAATATCCAAAACTTCACCATCAACCCTAACTTTTACAAAACCTTGCTTTGCAATTTGTTCAAAAAGCTCCCTGTAGTGTCCTTTTCTGGATTTAACCACAGGGGCAAGAATGTTTATTTTCTTATCGCGGTAAGAATCAATTATGAGGGTCTTTATTTGCTCATCACTATAACTGACCATCTTTTCGCCCGTGTTATAGCTATATGCATCTCCAGCCCTGGCAAAGAGAAGCCTTAGAAAGTCATAAACCTCTGTAATGGTACCGACTGTGGAACGAGGAGATTTTGATGTTGTTTTTTGTTCAATGGCGATTACAGGGGAAAGACCATCAATTTTGTCCACATCTGGGCGTTCCAGTCCACCCAAAAATTGGCGTGCATAGGCCGAAAAAGTCTCAATGTACCTTCGCTGTCCCTCGGCATAAATAGTATCAAAAGCCAAAGAGGATTTTCCACTGCCGGATAGACCGGTAATGACGACTAATTTTTCCCGCGGAATGGTAACATCAATATTTTTTAAGTTGTGGACCCTTGCCCCTTGAACTTCAATATTTTCTTCGTAGTTGATCATAGCACAAGATGCTAATGTAATCAATTGGGCAGTAAAAAAGAAACCAGAATAGGTTTAATAATCTTGCTTTTTAAGCCATAGCTTTTATTAGATTTTAAATTAACGAAGAGCGGATTATTTTGTCAATATCATGCATTCAATTATATTGTTGCAAAACCACAATTATGTTCACTAAATCCATAAATACATGCATTATTAATATTGTTTTGGGAAGTTTTATATTCTTTTCTGGTATGCAGCTATCCGCTCAAAACAATGTCATAATTGATGCGGATACTGGCAATGAAGTAGATGATTTTTATGCACTGGCCCGAGTTTTTCTAGAGCCTTCAGTGAACATTACCGCATTAAATGCCGCTCATTGGCAAACCAGCCATTGGGCCATTGAGAATACTATGGAAAACAGCCATCGTCTTAATCAACAATTATTGGGTGAAATGGGATTGTCCATTAAAACAAATCGCGGAGCTATGGCCCGTATGTACGATTGGGGAGAGCGCGCCCAACATTCAGCAGCGGCTTATGAGATTATAAAGCAGGCCCAAGAAAGTGAAAAAGTTCAGATTTTAGTGCTTGGTGCGCTTACTAATGTGGCTTCCGCAGTGTATATAGCACCTTCAATTGCAGAAAAACTTGAGGTATACTGGCTGGGAACGACTGTAGATTTTGAACGTGGAATTTTAAAACGAAATGATTTTAATCCCTTGATGGACCCCTACGCTTTGGACTATTTATTGGATTCTAAGGTCAGCATGAAGATCATGCCGGTTAGTATCGCCGTAAAGATGGAAATTGATTTTGATGAATTGAACAATAAAATAGGAGATCATTTTCTTGGTGCATTTCTAATGGATCGTTGGATAACGCATCTAGATGGTTCCCGTAGAAGCAGGGTATTATGGGATTTGGCATTAATTACTGCTTTTATTAAGCCAGAGATGGCTTCTACAAAACAACTGATAACCTCAAAGGATAGTGGTAATCGTGAAATAACCTTTTATGATGGAATAGATGCTGACGCGATATATGAGGATTTTTGTAAAACCTTATTGGCTTTTGAAAAAGAGTAACCTATTTTTAAACTTTAAATAAAAGAATACTAGTTAAACATGAAATTATTAGGCATAGGCTCGCGCATTGATCATTCTGAATATGGAAAGGGTGTTGTAACAAACGTATCATCTAAACACTATTGGGTTACTTTTTTGGAAAATGGATTGGAAACCATTGATATTGACTCCGAATTTGAGGTGATTGATGGGGTGGAGGACGAAGTGGACAGTGTTAGCTTTTTTGATGTGGAACGTTCCCTGGTTTCTATTTTGCAAAAGTGGAGCGATACTTCTGAAAAAGTGGCGATAGCGGATAAATGGCGTGGCGGAAAGTTAATCTTGGAACCTGGCGATGATTTGGCCAACAAAGAAATGCCCATAGATGGTTTCTTTCATAAAATAGTAATGGTGCGGGATCGCATTCGGGTTATGGAGCAGAAGATTAACAGCAGCAAAAATCTAGATGATCAAGAAAAGGTAGACCTTCAACAATATATTACCCGTATTTATGGAAGCCTGACGACCTTTAATGTGCTGTTTAAAAATAAGAGTGACCAGTTTGTTGGGGAGCGGAGCAAATGATTATACTGTTGGTATTTTAGTTTAAAATCGCCAAAGTATTCGGACAAAAGAATGCGGGAGTTTCGTTATCGGTCTCGGCTATGATACGTTGCGTGAAAAATCCAGCCGTATTAAAAGTAGTGAATTTTAAGGTTTGGCAGAGACAGCAATGAATTATAGCCCTTGTTAGCCACTGGCTTTATTCCGACTTACAAGTAAACTTTATATTCAAATCTCTTATAAATTCAAAATCATCAATCCACTTTACATCCATATTATCACAAACGTGAGGGATTTTAATTTTGGTTTCCTTTTTAAAATAGTCTTTCGTTTCCTTCGTGACAACAACTGCATTTTCTTTCATAGCGTGGGCAATTACCCAAGGGTCAGCTTTTGAGTGAATCCCATTACTTGATACTAAATATTTATGGTTAGGATTTGTATTGTAGATTTCTTTAAGGCAATTTGTTACATCTCCATCAATTTTTTTAACAGGAATATCACTATTCTTTAGCCACTCAAATAGATTATCTTCTCCTTTTTCAATTTCTTCATAAACTAATTCGGGAATAAAAATCACACCTTGTTTTCCTAAACTATTTAAAACTTCCCAATATGATGGACAAATTTCTGGAGAATAATATTTTTGCCAGGCTTGAATAAGAATATTAGCGTCAATACAGTAAACTACTTTTTGATTTTCAAACATTAAGCAAGTAGTTTTTCAAATTTTTGGAACTTATTTATCTGTGTATTAAGCAGATTACTTGCTATTGAGGGAGATAATGAACCATTGTTAAAAGAATCCATTACAATTCTCGTAAAGAGTTTACTATTTTTATTGAGACGAAGTAGATAAGCATCTGGACCTCCTTTTCGTTCTCTTTGCTTTTCTTTTTTAATTTTTTCTCTTTCTAAAAACTTCTCAAACTCATCTTGAGCATCTTGTTTGAGAATCTTATAATTAGATTGAGAAATTAAATTTAAGTTCAATGCTCGAACTAATAAGGCAAACGAACTTATACCAAGTTCTTTCGCTTGCTTAAAAATCTTATTGTTTGAATCAAAAGTATCTTTGCCAAGTTGTGCAACTAATTCTCTTGGCATTAAAGCATTAGCTGCAACCTGATTGCAAAATAATTCCACTGGATGAAATTTTGATTTTGCTTTATCGTTAAAGTCAATATCTACCTCATTTGATATGCCTGATTTTGCTATCCAAATATGAGCCAATTCGTGCACAAGTGTGAAAAGTTGTGGTGCATTCCAATTTTTTGAATTTACAAAAACAAATGGGGCATATTTATCGGCAATTGCAAATCCTTGTATTAAATCTCTGTCTAGAACCAGTCTTGAGTGTAGGAAACTTGCCCTAGAAATAAATATTCCGGCACTTTCCGCTTTGTCAATCCATTCTGCAATTGGTGTTTTTTTGTAGTCGCTAGGATTAATTTTTAAAGTACTCAATATGTCTTTGGCAATAACTTCTGGATTATCCTTTATTGAATATTTGCCAACAAAAGGAAGTGTACTTTCTCCAATTTCTTCAAATAACTCACTAATCCAATTTTGTTTTTCTTGGACATCTCTAATTATAAATAACGAAGCAGTATCTAATTCTTGCGAGTCATCTCTTCTATAATCTTGAAGTGGATGAAAATCTTTTGGTATTTCAGGTAAAAAGAAAAGAGAAAAAGGTCTCCTAAAACTCTTTGCCAAGATTTTTGCTTGTCGAATTGTCGGAAAATCAATCCCATCTTCCCACGTCAGATACCTTTCAGGTGATACAGAAACTTTTTTGGCAGCATTTTCCACAGAGATTTTGGCGGACATTCTAGCCCACTTTAATATCTCGGATGTTATAAATGCTTTGTCAGCCATTACTTTTTATACGAAGGTAAAATTTTAATTCGGAACGTAATTTTTTTCAAGCTTGTGGCTAACGTTTAAGATATGGTCTCGTTTTAATACTGAAACAAGTTCAGTACAAGTGTGCTATATCAATCGATAACGAAGTTCGTTGATTTTTCTTTCAGAATCAAGAGGTTATACGGTAGGATATGGCTTATTTTTCAACAACCACTGTATTGTCATTTAGAGTCGAATGAGATGTTTTTCTACGCTAATGTTAATCAGCAAATTGTTTTCTAATGAGTGGACTTCCCAATAGGCTGAAAAAGAATTTGACATTCATATGAAATGAGGACGCCAAAGATGCGGTGTCTTCTTTGTATGTTTCCAAGGTTTCTTTATCATAATGAACGCCATTTAATAGCACACTTGAAATGGAGGCGGTATGGCTAATGTTATCCAGTGGGTTTTTCTTAAGAATTACAAGGTCTGCCATCTTACCTTGATCAACACTGCCATAGTCCTTTTCCACATTGCTGTAGGTTGCAGGAATAATGGTGGCAGCTCTTAGTGCCTCTAAATTTGTTAGACCACATGCCGTAAACTCTTCAATTTCTGTATGCAGCGCAAAACCAGGAAAAGCGTAAGAATCCGTAACATCTGTTCCGGTCATTATGGGAACACCTCTTTTGTGAGCCATACCCACTTGTAGTTTCGCAGATTCATACAACTTCATATTTATTCCTTTTCCATCACTGGAATTATTGTATTTGCCCGCTCTTCCAACATCCGGATTCCACCAAAGCTTCTTTCTAAGAGTGGGAATGTATTTAAGATTTTGGTTTTCAACATAACTCTGGTTATTGGCATAGGCTGATATTTTCAACATCTGTAAAGTAGGCACCCAATGCGCATTTCTTTGGTGCATTAAATCCATCAAGCGTGCCGCTTTTTCAACATCAAAATTTTCACTTATCGATTTTTTGGATTCATAGTACATGGCTCTTTTGTCCTCCGCAACCAATAGTTTGTCCGCCTCCGGAAAACAATCGAACATAAATACTCTTCCGTGTTCAAAACTACGTTGCCCCAATGTAATGGCATCTTCCAACGAAACGCCCAATGGTTTGTGTCCTGCTATATGCAAGCCATACTTTGGTGCTTCTTTGGCAATTTGTTTATAGGAGGTAGCTGGGATGTCTGAATATACTTTAATAAAGTCGGCACCTACTGTTTGATAATGCTCTAATAATAGAGGTACATCTTTAACATCTTCTACACTAAAAAACTCAGGAAAACCAGAGGGTACGGAATTGTCACCGTTTATTTGATAGCTGCTTTGCAAAATATATCTAGGGGTAACTTGCTCATGATTTTCAAGTTTTTTATTCCAACTAAGCCTGTCTTTTGTACCAGCCCAATAACTATCTTCCTTACCCATTTGCCCAGACAAATCCCTGATAGAGGTAACACCGTGTGCAATGTACAGCGGATGGTGAAGCCATTTGGAATGTTGTGTTGAATGTGTATGCATGTCCCAAAGCCCTGGAATAAGATACTTTCCATCCCCATCTATGGTAAAACTGTCCCCATAGTTTTTATCTGATGTTGCACTGTCTATAGCTTGGATTCTATTCTTTTTTATCCAGACGTTTCTATTTTTAAGAATGTTACCAGTGTTTACATCAACAACGTTGATAGATTTAATTAGGATACTTTCATGTTTTTCTGGTAAGCTTACATCTGGCATAGGCCAAATGAGTCCTGCGACTATGATTAGACCAAACACCACAAATGAAATCAATACAAACTTTAAAGTTTTAAAAACTTTCCTCCTCATCCTTAAGTTTTATAGGTTCTTAAGGGATGACGATGCTATGCAGATAATGTTACTTAAACTAGAGGATAATTCTAAGAGACGGTATTGCTTTTAGTTTGGTGAATTTAGTCCCATTTTATTTCCTTCCGTATCTAGAAATAAGGCAAAAAAACCACTTTCATCAGCGTGTGCGGTTTTGGGCACCATTATTTTACCCCCGTTTTTTTCAATTTTATCAAGTATAATTTGAAGATCATCTCCGCCATTCAAGTATATGGTTACCCCATCGGATGATGGCTTGTAACCTTCTCCTTTTATTATAATCCCCGTGACCAATTGCTCTTCGTATGGAAATATTCCCATTTCCATACCGGGCATTTCCATTACTTCAATGTTAATGTCTAATATGCGTTGATAAAAATTGACAGCCCGTGAAACATCCGTTGCCGGGATTTCAAAAAGAGAAACAAAGCTTTTCATATCATTCTGTGTTTTTTCTTGATTGGAATCTGTTTTTTGTACTTCTGGACTAACTTTATTCTTATTGGTACAAGACAGAAGTGCAAAAGCCACTATTATAGTAGTGCGTAGTAAAATGCTATTCATTTTTTTGGTTTAAGTATGGAATGAAGATAAATCGATTTTGAGTGCTAAAATTGTAAAAATGCGACACTACAACTATTTGTAGAAAAGAGTGGAAAGCGCCATGTTTTCATTTCCTAAAAAAGCTGTAGGCTTTACTCCTGTGAACTCCTTAAAGTCTTTTATAAAATGTGCTTGGTCATAATATTCACTTTTATAAGCGATATTGGTCAGGCTTTCAGTCTCATTATTAAGTAACATTTTTAATGCGGTTTGCAGTCGAATTACTTTACCTAACTGCTTTGGACTAACGCCAATTTGTTTTGCAAACTTTCTCTCAAGTTGTCTTCTTTTGGACAGGTCTTCTTTAAGAATGTCCTTTATTGGTACATTGCCATTTGCCAAATACAGGGCATCAACGGTTGTTTTCACAATATTTTCAATCGTAGTTTCTTCATTAAGTTTGTTTAAAAGAAAGGATTCCACAATTTTAATGCGTTGTTGCTTGTTAGATGCATTCACTATTTTTTTTTCTAGCTCTTTTGCAGCAATTTCCCCTAATAGATCTTTGAGGGGTATTTCTTTATCTACTAAATTTTTGAGAGGTGTATCCACGAAGTTTGAAAAACCATAAGGGTAAAAGCAAATTGCAAATGAGTTAACATCTCCTGTGGGTTCAATATAGTAGGATTTCGTTCTTTGTCCCATAACCATTGCACAAGGATGAAGGATGAATTCGCTATCGGAAGTATATCGTTTAATTTTATCTCCGAGATTGAAAGTCATTTCAATAAAACCATCAGGGATTATTTTTTGTTTTGAGTTATTTACATCAAATGGCACTTCAAGTGTCCAATAAAAATTAACTATAGCACTTAAGTCAGGATGTGGTTGAAATGTTTGATAATTCACTATTTCGCTAATTTTTTTTAGTGACGCACAACGGTTTTGTATATGGCACTGAACTTTCGTAAACCACTGAAGGCCCTATTCGTTATTACGGTGTTATCTGCTTTTTCCACTCAAATTTAATCTGCTTTTCTTCCCAAATGTTCAGTCAACAACTTCCATTTAAAATCTTCTTTTATTAAAACAGAAGTCCCAATTCCATTTCCAGATGCGGATTTTCCCTCTATAATTCCAGTCCAATTAAATTCGAATAAATAGATCGCATACTTTTGATCCTTAACCAACCATTTAATATTTTCAATAGCATATTTTTCATTTTTAATTGAGGAAAAATTTTTCTCAAATGCTTTTTGAACATTTTCTTTTCCAATATGAATCGTTCCATTGGAAAAGGTAACACTTACATTTTTGGAAACTAAAGGCTCAACTGCTTTCCAATCTTGAGTTCCTAAAGCTGTTTCATATGATTCA is a genomic window of Flagellimonas sp. CMM7 containing:
- a CDS encoding TIGR00730 family Rossman fold protein, coding for MRKEQHHKGWNEIKTNDSWAIFKIMGEFVNGFEKMSAIGPCVSIFGSARIKPGEPYYELAVNVAKSIADAGYGVITGGGPGIMEAGNKGAHLAGGTSVGLNIELPFEQHDNPYIDSDKSLDFDYFFVRKVMFVKYSQGFVVMPGGFGTLDELFEAITLIQTNKIHKFPIVLVGSKFWSGLIDWVKDTMLGAGNISAKDLDLIKIVDTEDEVVKIIDAFYKGRTFSPNF
- the uvrA gene encoding excinuclease ABC subunit UvrA; amino-acid sequence: MINYEENIEVQGARVHNLKNIDVTIPREKLVVITGLSGSGKSSLAFDTIYAEGQRRYIETFSAYARQFLGGLERPDVDKIDGLSPVIAIEQKTTSKSPRSTVGTITEVYDFLRLLFARAGDAYSYNTGEKMVSYSDEQIKTLIIDSYRDKKINILAPVVKSRKGHYRELFEQIAKQGFVKVRVDGEVLDITKGMKVDRYKTHDIEIVIDRLKVVENEEFHKRLNESINTAMYSGNNVLMVLEEGEKIPRYFSRDLMCPSSGISYPTPEPNTFSFNSPKGMCPKCNGLGHVHEVNEQKIFPNKKLSIKTGGIAPLGEYKKSWAFKQLETIAQRYNFELTDPLEKIPAEAMDVILNGGNDSFEVDSKTLGVKRQYKIDYEGISNFIKTQFEEANSTSIKRWAKEYMDRVSCPNCHGARLRKESLYFKIGEKNIAELAQLDIAELAGFFEKLESALEGNQKKIAEEIIKEIKTRIQFLLDVGLDYLSLNRSSKSLSGGEAQRIRLATQIGSQLVGVLYILDEPSIGLHQRDNERLINSLVSLRDIGNSVIVVEHDRDMIEHADHVIDIGPKAGRHGGEIISEGKPEDLKLYNTLTAEYITGKREIAIPSNRRKGTGKKIVLSGCTGNNLKNVTAEFPLGKLIGVTGVSGSGKSTLVNETLYPIMNAHYFNGVKKPMPYKKITGLDHVDKVIDINQSPIGRTPRSNPATYTGTFSEVRALFAKTTEATIRGYKPGRFSFNVAGGRCETCQGGGLKVIEMNFLPDVYVECETCNGKRFNRETLEIRYKGKSIADVLEMTINEAVDFFENIPKIHRKLKTIKDVGLGYISLGQQSTTLSGGEAQRVKLATELSKRDTGNTFYILDEPTTGLHFEDIRVLMEVLNQLVDKGNTILVIEHNMDVIKMMDHIIDIGYEGGRGGGMIVAKGTPEEVAKDNKSYTAKFLKKELDSAKRKIASAV
- a CDS encoding nucleoside hydrolase; its protein translation is MFTKSINTCIINIVLGSFIFFSGMQLSAQNNVIIDADTGNEVDDFYALARVFLEPSVNITALNAAHWQTSHWAIENTMENSHRLNQQLLGEMGLSIKTNRGAMARMYDWGERAQHSAAAYEIIKQAQESEKVQILVLGALTNVASAVYIAPSIAEKLEVYWLGTTVDFERGILKRNDFNPLMDPYALDYLLDSKVSMKIMPVSIAVKMEIDFDELNNKIGDHFLGAFLMDRWITHLDGSRRSRVLWDLALITAFIKPEMASTKQLITSKDSGNREITFYDGIDADAIYEDFCKTLLAFEKE
- a CDS encoding DUF4411 family protein, translating into MFENQKVVYCIDANILIQAWQKYYSPEICPSYWEVLNSLGKQGVIFIPELVYEEIEKGEDNLFEWLKNSDIPVKKIDGDVTNCLKEIYNTNPNHKYLVSSNGIHSKADPWVIAHAMKENAVVVTKETKDYFKKETKIKIPHVCDNMDVKWIDDFEFIRDLNIKFTCKSE
- a CDS encoding XRE family transcriptional regulator — protein: MADKAFITSEILKWARMSAKISVENAAKKVSVSPERYLTWEDGIDFPTIRQAKILAKSFRRPFSLFFLPEIPKDFHPLQDYRRDDSQELDTASLFIIRDVQEKQNWISELFEEIGESTLPFVGKYSIKDNPEVIAKDILSTLKINPSDYKKTPIAEWIDKAESAGIFISRASFLHSRLVLDRDLIQGFAIADKYAPFVFVNSKNWNAPQLFTLVHELAHIWIAKSGISNEVDIDFNDKAKSKFHPVELFCNQVAANALMPRELVAQLGKDTFDSNNKIFKQAKELGISSFALLVRALNLNLISQSNYKILKQDAQDEFEKFLEREKIKKEKQRERKGGPDAYLLRLNKNSKLFTRIVMDSFNNGSLSPSIASNLLNTQINKFQKFEKLLA
- a CDS encoding amidohydrolase family protein, whose product is MRRKVFKTLKFVLISFVVFGLIIVAGLIWPMPDVSLPEKHESILIKSINVVDVNTGNILKNRNVWIKKNRIQAIDSATSDKNYGDSFTIDGDGKYLIPGLWDMHTHSTQHSKWLHHPLYIAHGVTSIRDLSGQMGKEDSYWAGTKDRLSWNKKLENHEQVTPRYILQSSYQINGDNSVPSGFPEFFSVEDVKDVPLLLEHYQTVGADFIKVYSDIPATSYKQIAKEAPKYGLHIAGHKPLGVSLEDAITLGQRSFEHGRVFMFDCFPEADKLLVAEDKRAMYYESKKSISENFDVEKAARLMDLMHQRNAHWVPTLQMLKISAYANNQSYVENQNLKYIPTLRKKLWWNPDVGRAGKYNNSSDGKGINMKLYESAKLQVGMAHKRGVPIMTGTDVTDSYAFPGFALHTEIEEFTACGLTNLEALRAATIIPATYSNVEKDYGSVDQGKMADLVILKKNPLDNISHTASISSVLLNGVHYDKETLETYKEDTASLASSFHMNVKFFFSLLGSPLIRKQFAD
- a CDS encoding VOC family protein codes for the protein MNSILLRTTIIVAFALLSCTNKNKVSPEVQKTDSNQEKTQNDMKSFVSLFEIPATDVSRAVNFYQRILDINIEVMEMPGMEMGIFPYEEQLVTGIIIKGEGYKPSSDGVTIYLNGGDDLQIILDKIEKNGGKIMVPKTAHADESGFFALFLDTEGNKMGLNSPN
- a CDS encoding helix-turn-helix domain-containing protein is translated as MNYQTFQPHPDLSAIVNFYWTLEVPFDVNNSKQKIIPDGFIEMTFNLGDKIKRYTSDSEFILHPCAMVMGQRTKSYYIEPTGDVNSFAICFYPYGFSNFVDTPLKNLVDKEIPLKDLLGEIAAKELEKKIVNASNKQQRIKIVESFLLNKLNEETTIENIVKTTVDALYLANGNVPIKDILKEDLSKRRQLERKFAKQIGVSPKQLGKVIRLQTALKMLLNNETESLTNIAYKSEYYDQAHFIKDFKEFTGVKPTAFLGNENMALSTLFYK
- a CDS encoding nuclear transport factor 2 family protein, which produces MNPEEFIESYETALGTQDWKAVEPLVSKNVSVTFSNGTIHIGKENVQKAFEKNFSSIKNEKYAIENIKWLVKDQKYAIYLFEFNWTGIIEGKSASGNGIGTSVLIKEDFKWKLLTEHLGRKAD